The genomic DNA CCTTTAACAACTCCATGTCGTGTTTCATCACCGATATATCAGTGCCCTTAGGGGGCCCGACCTCGGCAGTAACGACAAATTTCCCTGACTCCAGGGTATCTTTAAAGCTCATTGTCATAGTCTCCTTCTGTCACCTTATTTTTTGTCCTTACTTTTTTTGTCGCCCTCTGCGGCATCCGCTCTGGTGTATAACTTGTGCGGGCCTTGCTTAGCCGACCAATCCTTGGGCGGAAGAATCTCTTTCATCTTATCCAGTTCACCGAGTTTCTTCTGACGCTCATAAATTCTTACCCAAGCACATTTTATTTCGTCACTTACCTCACAGTTACCGTCTTTTGTGCCGCCACACGGGCCATTAAGCAATCCCTTTGGGCAATTCGTTACCGGACAAATTCCTCCGGTTTTATCTATTACACAGTCGCCGCACAGTGAGCACCTCTCATCAAACATCTGAAAGCGCGTCATATTGCCTAAAAAAGAGGTGTCATT from Nitrospirota bacterium includes the following:
- a CDS encoding methylenetetrahydrofolate reductase C-terminal domain-containing protein, producing MIITKKKDRSKLLKTLEGYNSFYLIGCSECASLCGTGNEEALKEMAEDLKAQGKTVTGMIVPKTGCQTLGTKVELKKDKDALDKADAIVVMSCGAGTQSAVEIYPDKAVYPSNDTSFLGNMTRFQMFDERCSLCGDCVIDKTGGICPVTNCPKGLLNGPCGGTKDGNCEVSDEIKCAWVRIYERQKKLGELDKMKEILPPKDWSAKQGPHKLYTRADAAEGDKKSKDKK